A window of the Bacillus andreraoultii genome harbors these coding sequences:
- the infB gene encoding translation initiation factor IF-2 — MTRMRVYEYAKKNNVTSKVVIEKLKEMNVDVSNHMTTIEPSVIKKLDETFGKGNQQAKEKNMTDNTNKKQANKTKQHTRESKENKTSNSNLSNKSRSSNQGKTIESKVTPSTKKINPKAVVDEELEDVVVPNKVKVKTAPKAKEGKKYDQEFKSKENKAFNRNKNKGRSNQKRKFQQPTQPQPVKKEKELPKKITYTDSLTVSELAKKLHREPSEIIKKLFMLGVIATINQELDKDAIELIAGEYGVEVEEKVSIDISDLDSFISEDKQENLSERPPVVTIMGHVDHGKTTLLDSIRNSKVTQGEAGGITQHIGAYQVEVNNKKITFLDTPGHAAFTTMRARGAQITDITILVVAADDGVMPQTVEAINHAKAAEVPIIVAINKIDKPTANPERVMQELTEYGLIAEDWGGDTIFVPISALSGEGIDQLLEMVLLVSEVEELKANPERKAYGTVIEAKLDKGRGSVATLLVQNGTLKIGDPIVVGNTHGRVRAMVNDRGRRVKEAGPSTPVEITGLNEVPQAGDQFVVFDDEKTARQVGEARSQKALQETRNETARVSLDSLFEQMRQGELKELNIIVKADVQGSAEAMVASLQKIDVEGVKINIIHTGVGAITESDIILATASNAIIVGFNVRPNPNAKRMADAEKVDLRLHRIIYKVIEEIEQAMKGLLDPEFQEKVIGQAEVRTTFKVSRIGTIAGSYVTDGKVTRDSQIRLIRNGIVIFEGEIDTLKRFKDDVKEVNQGYECGITIKNFNDIKEGDIIEAFIMEEIAPK, encoded by the coding sequence ATGACGAGAATGCGTGTGTATGAATATGCGAAGAAAAATAATGTAACAAGTAAGGTCGTTATTGAGAAACTAAAAGAAATGAATGTTGATGTATCAAATCATATGACGACAATTGAACCGTCCGTCATAAAAAAATTAGATGAAACATTTGGGAAAGGAAATCAACAGGCGAAAGAGAAAAATATGACTGATAATACAAATAAAAAGCAAGCAAATAAAACGAAACAACATACAAGGGAAAGCAAGGAAAATAAAACGTCTAATAGCAATCTATCTAATAAAAGTCGTTCTTCCAATCAAGGTAAAACAATTGAGTCGAAAGTTACTCCATCAACAAAGAAAATCAATCCGAAAGCTGTCGTAGATGAAGAACTTGAAGATGTTGTAGTACCGAATAAAGTAAAAGTAAAAACCGCACCAAAAGCAAAAGAAGGCAAGAAATACGATCAAGAATTTAAATCTAAGGAAAATAAAGCTTTTAATCGTAACAAAAACAAAGGAAGATCAAATCAAAAAAGAAAATTCCAACAACCTACACAACCGCAACCTGTAAAGAAAGAAAAGGAACTACCTAAAAAGATTACTTATACTGATTCATTGACTGTAAGTGAACTTGCAAAAAAACTGCATCGTGAACCATCGGAAATAATTAAAAAATTATTTATGCTCGGTGTGATTGCTACAATTAACCAAGAACTAGATAAAGATGCAATTGAGCTAATTGCAGGTGAATATGGAGTCGAGGTAGAGGAAAAAGTAAGTATTGATATTTCTGATTTAGATTCTTTTATTTCCGAAGATAAACAAGAAAATCTATCTGAAAGACCTCCTGTTGTAACAATAATGGGTCATGTTGACCATGGGAAAACGACTTTGCTTGATTCAATTCGGAATTCTAAAGTTACACAAGGAGAAGCTGGGGGAATAACTCAACATATTGGTGCTTATCAAGTTGAAGTGAATAATAAAAAAATTACATTTTTAGATACACCAGGGCACGCCGCATTTACTACGATGAGAGCTCGTGGGGCACAAATTACAGACATAACCATTTTAGTTGTAGCAGCAGATGATGGTGTTATGCCTCAAACTGTTGAAGCCATAAATCACGCAAAAGCTGCGGAAGTCCCTATAATTGTTGCAATCAACAAAATTGATAAACCAACTGCCAACCCAGAACGTGTTATGCAGGAGTTAACTGAGTACGGTTTAATTGCAGAAGATTGGGGTGGAGATACGATCTTTGTTCCTATTTCTGCATTATCAGGCGAAGGAATTGATCAATTGTTAGAAATGGTTCTCCTCGTTAGTGAGGTAGAAGAGTTAAAGGCCAATCCAGAACGGAAAGCTTACGGAACAGTTATTGAAGCAAAACTTGATAAAGGTCGAGGCTCTGTTGCGACACTACTTGTCCAAAATGGAACATTAAAAATAGGTGATCCGATTGTTGTTGGCAATACACATGGTCGAGTTCGTGCTATGGTTAATGATCGTGGACGGCGTGTTAAAGAGGCAGGACCATCTACACCTGTTGAAATTACAGGCTTAAATGAGGTGCCACAAGCAGGTGATCAATTTGTTGTATTTGATGATGAGAAAACTGCCCGCCAAGTAGGTGAAGCTCGAAGTCAAAAGGCATTACAAGAAACACGAAATGAAACAGCAAGAGTTAGTCTTGACAGTTTATTTGAACAAATGAGACAAGGCGAGTTAAAAGAACTTAACATTATAGTTAAAGCTGATGTACAAGGTTCAGCTGAAGCGATGGTTGCCTCTCTACAAAAAATTGATGTAGAAGGTGTTAAAATTAACATTATCCATACTGGTGTAGGTGCTATAACTGAATCTGATATTATTTTAGCAACAGCTTCTAATGCGATTATTGTTGGTTTCAATGTCCGTCCTAACCCAAATGCAAAACGAATGGCTGATGCTGAAAAAGTTGACCTACGCTTGCATCGAATTATTTATAAGGTCATCGAAGAAATCGAACAAGCGATGAAAGGTTTATTGGATCCAGAGTTTCAAGAAAAAGTAATCGGTCAAGCGGAAGTTAGAACGACATTCAAAGTATCCAGAATCGGTACGATTGCTGGTTCTTATGTAACCGATGGAAAAGTGACGAGGGACAGTCAAATACGTTTAATTAGAAACGGAATCGTTATTTTCGAAGGTGAAATTGATACATTAAAACGTTTTAAAGATGATGTTAAAGAAGTCAACCAAGGTTACGAGTGTGGTATTACGATCAAGAACTTTAATGATATTAAAGAAGGCGACATCATTGAGGCGTTTATTATGGAGGAAATTGCACCGAAATGA
- a CDS encoding YlxQ family RNA-binding protein, protein MKQEKWLSLLGLANRAGKIVTGEELVVREIQRKRVKLVLLSHDASFNTKKKINDKASYYHVPVKEVADRFTLGNAIGKEARVVIAVTDKGFSDKLQSELD, encoded by the coding sequence ATGAAACAAGAAAAGTGGTTATCACTACTCGGTTTAGCAAATCGAGCTGGAAAAATTGTTACTGGAGAAGAACTAGTTGTTAGAGAAATACAACGAAAGCGAGTAAAACTTGTTCTTTTGTCACATGATGCTTCTTTTAATACAAAGAAAAAAATAAATGATAAGGCAAGTTATTATCATGTTCCTGTAAAAGAAGTAGCTGACCGCTTTACGTTAGGAAATGCCATTGGAAAAGAGGCACGTGTGGTTATTGCTGTAACAGATAAAGGTTTTTCCGATAAGTTGCAAAGTGAGCTCGATTAA
- the rnpM gene encoding RNase P modulator RnpM → MNKPRKIPMRKCVATGEMFPKKELLRIVRSKEGEVSIDPTGKKNGRGAYLSKNKEAILLAKKKNSLKQHLEANIDEEFYDEILAFVEKENTSNS, encoded by the coding sequence ATGAACAAACCAAGAAAGATTCCAATGCGTAAATGTGTAGCTACTGGGGAAATGTTTCCAAAAAAGGAGCTACTTCGAATTGTACGCTCCAAAGAAGGAGAAGTTTCTATCGATCCTACTGGTAAGAAAAATGGACGTGGTGCCTATCTTTCGAAAAATAAAGAGGCAATCCTACTAGCCAAAAAGAAAAATAGTTTAAAACAACATCTGGAAGCAAATATAGATGAAGAATTTTACGATGAAATTTTGGCATTTGTTGAAAAGGAGAACACTAGTAATTCATGA
- the nusA gene encoding transcription termination factor NusA → MSNELLDALDRLEKEKGISRNVIVEAIEAALVSAYKRNFNQAQNVRTDFNLQTGTMHVFARKEVVDEVFDSRLEISIEEARKINPNYEIGDIVEIEVTPKDFGRIAAQTAKQVVTQRVREAERGIIYEEFVDRENDIMTGIVQRKDNRFVYVSLGKTEAFLPTHEQMPSDRYNHNDRIKVYITKVEKTTKGPQIFISRSHPNLLKRLFELEVPEIFEGIVEIKSVAREAGDRSKISVYSDNMDVDPVGSCVGPKGARVQAVVDELNGEKIDIVKYSKDPVEFVANALSPSKVLDVIVNEEEKSTVVVVPDYQLSLAIGKRGQNARLAAKLTNWKIDIKSETDARQLGIYPREEPLFSPDFHFEENREFEFEQTVEEEHPIETTGDVHDSLAEHIENEEVMEHEQTKKDSNA, encoded by the coding sequence ATGAGCAATGAACTTTTAGATGCCTTGGATCGGCTAGAAAAAGAAAAAGGAATATCACGTAATGTCATTGTAGAAGCAATCGAAGCAGCACTTGTTTCAGCATATAAAAGAAATTTTAATCAAGCACAAAATGTACGTACTGATTTTAATTTACAAACGGGAACAATGCATGTTTTTGCAAGGAAAGAAGTTGTTGATGAAGTATTTGATTCACGCTTAGAAATTTCAATCGAAGAAGCTAGAAAAATTAATCCGAATTATGAAATAGGGGATATTGTTGAGATTGAGGTTACTCCTAAAGATTTCGGACGGATTGCAGCTCAAACTGCAAAACAAGTTGTTACTCAACGCGTTCGGGAAGCTGAGCGTGGAATTATTTATGAGGAATTTGTAGATCGCGAAAATGACATTATGACTGGTATTGTTCAAAGGAAAGATAATCGTTTCGTATATGTTAGTTTAGGTAAAACAGAAGCATTTCTTCCAACTCATGAACAGATGCCGAGCGATCGTTATAATCATAATGACAGAATTAAAGTTTATATTACAAAGGTCGAAAAAACGACAAAAGGACCGCAAATTTTTATTTCTCGTTCACATCCAAACTTGTTAAAAAGATTGTTTGAACTTGAAGTACCAGAAATTTTTGAAGGAATTGTTGAAATTAAGTCTGTTGCTAGAGAAGCAGGTGACAGATCGAAAATATCGGTATACTCCGATAACATGGATGTTGATCCTGTTGGTTCCTGTGTTGGTCCTAAAGGTGCAAGAGTGCAGGCGGTTGTAGATGAATTAAATGGGGAAAAAATTGACATTGTAAAATACTCTAAAGACCCAGTTGAGTTTGTAGCAAACGCACTTAGTCCTTCTAAAGTTTTAGATGTTATTGTTAATGAAGAAGAAAAATCAACTGTTGTCGTTGTTCCTGATTATCAGTTATCATTAGCTATTGGCAAACGTGGACAAAATGCTCGTCTTGCCGCTAAATTAACAAATTGGAAAATTGATATAAAAAGTGAAACGGATGCAAGACAATTAGGCATCTATCCAAGAGAAGAACCATTATTTTCACCTGATTTTCATTTCGAAGAAAATAGAGAATTTGAATTTGAACAAACAGTGGAGGAGGAACATCCGATTGAAACTACTGGGGATGTTCATGACTCATTAGCCGAACATATAGAGAATGAAGAGGTGATGGAACATGAACAAACCAAGAAAGATTCCAATGCGTAA
- the rimP gene encoding ribosome maturation factor RimP, which produces MSKVIETVEQIALPIVTELGLEIVDIEYVKEGKNWFLRLFIDKDSGVDIEECGIVSERLSEKLDEIDPIPHNYYLEVSSPGAERPLKKQVDYEKAIGKHVYIKTYEPIDGEKVFEGTLKNFDGEIATIEVRVKTRLKAIEIPYKKIAQARLAVVF; this is translated from the coding sequence ATGAGTAAAGTAATTGAAACGGTTGAACAAATTGCTCTACCAATTGTTACTGAATTAGGTTTAGAAATTGTTGATATTGAGTATGTAAAAGAAGGTAAAAACTGGTTTTTAAGATTATTTATTGATAAAGATTCTGGCGTGGATATTGAGGAATGTGGCATCGTTAGTGAGAGATTAAGTGAAAAACTCGATGAAATTGATCCAATTCCACATAATTATTATTTAGAAGTATCTTCTCCAGGAGCAGAAAGACCATTAAAAAAACAAGTCGATTATGAAAAAGCGATTGGGAAACATGTTTATATAAAAACATATGAACCGATTGATGGGGAAAAAGTGTTTGAAGGGACTTTAAAAAACTTTGATGGTGAAATTGCTACCATTGAAGTACGTGTGAAAACAAGACTTAAAGCGATTGAAATTCCTTATAAAAAAATTGCACAGGCAAGACTTGCTGTAGTCTTTTAA